The Dermacentor silvarum isolate Dsil-2018 chromosome 3, BIME_Dsil_1.4, whole genome shotgun sequence region TATTcatgcaggtttttttttttttatgacaatCAGTGTTCTTGCATTTACAATTGATTCTTTGTCCCTGATAATTGGCATTATTTTATGCCCTAGTCACTACAGGTGTAGTACCTAATTATGCCAAAATAAACATCCCTGCTGTAAACATATGTGTCCTCATTTAACTGTTCAATTTGATATTCAATACTTACTATTTGTATTCAATTCATATTTTATAAGGTGGATATTCACCCAcctctagtaaaaaaaaaactttcgaatATTCGCATAAGTTGGATAGCGGGGCTGCTGCCAATCAGTGCTCTTTGTGCATTAACAATTATTTCTGTTTGCATCCCACAACGTCTCCCCAAAAGCTCTTCTGCTTCTGTAAAGAATCAATGAAACTCATACTTACCTTCCAAATCACTGGCTCATTGTCAATGCCTGTTTGTGCCCTCACATTGCACCAGTGAACCAAGCTGAGCATTTGGAACACTTCCAAAATGACGAAGAAAGGATCGAGAAAAGCCAGGAGAGTGAGGTTCATTTGACAGGCCCAAGGTGGAATGTACACAAGTGGAAAGACCAGTGCAGACATTGTAACCATGAGCTCCAGGAAAGGAATGCATTGTTTCTGTAAGAGCAAGCGAGCAGCATTTTAGTGTATTAAGCAATACCGCTCAAAATTCTAACACTGCACAATAATGTATCAATTTCATGGTCTAACATTAACTGCCAAGACTACAGGCAATTGTACTTGTACACGGGGCTATTTGTCTGGCCTACAAAGCCTTAGTTCACTTAGAGACAAGCCACAGGCAAGCACTGACAAATATATTTAAAGAGTAGACCAGACACTTGACAAGGAATCGGTGACAGCATCTCTTCGTGAGGATACAATCTGCACATCAACTCAAGCGTCAAACTGAAAGCAAGAAAAAGGTTGATGTTCAACCATAATCAAGGTTTCTTGCTTTTTCAGCATAACTTTCTAGTAGCCACACTGCTGAGCTCGAGTttggaatcccggccgcgtccgccgcattccgatgggggcagaatgcaaaaacccTCGTGTACCGTGAacagggtgcacgttaaagaaccccaggtggtcaaaattaatccggaatcaaATTTTGGTGTTGGAAAGTAAAATTGCAGAATTTATATTGATTTTTCAGGCATTGCGCTCAACATATCGCGAATGCAGTCGAATGTGCATAGGTTAAATTATAACACTTGCATACCCTGGCCTGGCGTTTACAAACAACGCTCATGCAGCCCATGCAAACCACGTTAACCTTCATGGATCCCGCCTGCGTCTCCCTACTCCCCACGCCACGCCACGAATTCACTTGAACCCTTAGCAGTGCTCACAAAATTTACCAAGTACGCCGATTTGTAGTGGCACCAGCACATGCAAACTGTCACGTCACATTTGAACTCTCGCCTAACATGTCAATTACCAACATGAGCCGACaagtaaacaaataaatgaaatcgacgagggtggcgatatgggcttgttggttagTCATCTTGGAATGGTATCTGGcttagcgcagcaaaacacggacacCAAAAGAAACAAGTTTGAGTCCGTCTGTCGTTTTCCTTTCTgttttcttgtccgtgttttgctgcgctatacCAGATACCATTCCATGAAGAAATATATGCAATTCATTAACTTACAATTATGCGTGGAATCAGTTTCCCTGCAACCAGGGATGCTGTTACTGCAATGGACAGTGACGAAAACGCTTGCGTTCCGAAGGCGACGCCGCACACAGGCAATATGGCCAACCATACAAACGAAAACAACGCTGACACTGCTCCTAGTGCAAGGAATATCAATGAAGGAAGGCACATAGCGACTCCTCGTCAGTAACGAGCGCAATAAACTGTAACCAACACCTTCGCTACGAATCCAAAACCTACCGCCACAAATGCATTGATTGCCAGCCAGACTTCGCGACTTGGTCCCACTTGGCTACTTAGCTAACTTGGCTGCGGTAAGGTGGTGTCTAAAACCCGATGTTCATGGTATGTTTAGGGTTCCCAAACTCGTTTCCGCCGCATTCAACACGCAAAAACATAGCCTTCAAGATATGCACCTAGGTTTGGACATCTATTGCGATGGTTGCCGTGTGCCGTCTGCCTGCCGCGTGGTACTGGGATCAATGTTTcccctttaattttttttttatgtgacgTGTACCAATACTTCGTTTTTGGTCGAATTACGCATCAGATTTTTGAAGTACCATAAACGAATCTCTAGACTACTTTGGGGATATTATAGTTCTTAAGAAAACAAGCGCTGCCGAAGTTCACACAGGCGCAACAtgaaccaatgcctcctttactagatgcccgtcgcgttgctcgctttcccattggggcggcggttcccttagttcagcataaattccgtgaggcggcgctcgttgccttttcaacttccggcggcTGCGGCAGCGGCGATCGACGACTTCCGGCGGCCCTTCTATAGCGCCTGCCGACTCCGAGACGGTAACAGATGCTACAGTAATCTCAaaggccgcagcacgtgatctaagttgcagacatgcgccacaagcggcgctcgttgcctttcgcggagaagagaaaagggagagggcacggaaccgggtttttccctcaagggctgcagaagatagcgccaacctttccctttccctcaagaaccacttaacTAAAACCGGACCACGCggctttggcgctgagccgtgctccctcaagggctgcagaagatagcgccaacctttccctttccctcaagaaccacttatctccacgcggcaggcatctagtaaaggaggcattgcatGAACACAAGCACAGACGATGAAGTgcgaccaaggaggttataaaaaaaacttctggagtggagatcccctatgcgcgcccatgcgaccggctgaagcctggaaaaccggttggcggccatcttgctccaggcaagaacgagcgctgcttgcgcgctggtagcgtaaccagtgcgatttcgtggtggcgttttatgatgaaagcgggagaattactatgatttatttagcgcagatgtttttttaatgcgacagccttttatgcatacctcatggtggggtgtccgtctcaaggtcgtttcaaaaccgtgctgttgacacgaaatgatcctcttaggataagaggtgatagcgcgcgcaatgccactattaagtatacaatattaattaagcatgtgaactgcagtaacaatgaatatagataggtgaatgaagtgtgttgagactgtaataatgttgaattaggagtaaataatcgtggattaaaggggtttagctgggtgataggagttcaacgaaaggtaatgatgggaagaacacgcggtgctgggctagttgatgatgatgggaaagccacatttaacattctaaaagtgattacgcgattgaactgaggcgataatgcgtgcacagacaggtgaattaggcgaatttagagtgactttttgctgaaagaattgtgacgaaataaagtgacgaagactccctaaaagaagtggaaagcggccgtcgATCGTATCATTGAAttagcgacgctagggctttcatgtcgcctagttctatcatcaggaatccccagtaatctttgtcatgtcaggctaaggacaaatgcacaaggcagttgttaacgcaagaatacgtgggctgaagctgtaacgcgtttcatgcgcatcagcttgccacattaccgaagtgacacgaagtacaaggtgaaatcagtaaagtggtaaataaatttttattatgtcctggctattttgataaaaataagcataaaacaacatggtggaaaaatgaataaaatattgcataactacctggtgcatcacagtgtatactacaggaaaacaataccaaacaggcatacataaaatgcaaacacatgaaaacaaacatatttttggctgcgaaaaaacaaaaaaattgcaccaatgcccaaaattaaaggcatgctgataatgtcacttcttaaggcgcacggttcagtaactacgaataatggcttttaaatattgtaaagatcgtgagtccgcaatagacgaatttgtatgaactctgatttgtatagagctttacacgacggcatgctacagcaacttgatctccgaaaacagtaatattcgcgatccagcctaagttaaattacgccgagataggatacctatggctgcacaagaactgttgttgctccaggcacatatcgtgttgttacacacacgatatgtgactggcaataccctttatttgccagttaggtcagttattttcttgttttgatgcgaaacagttgcgtgccacgcttataaacagtcaacttgtgagacacagctacgacgtccgccaggtctgtgagctgtatcattttatataaataagtagtaaataattcctctcgacatgcggaatctcatatgcaagcgcaccggaaatatatacgaacagcaagcatttttacgaactcgcttttttatgcagatgtgcggagAACACTAGAAAAAAATATAACGAAATAACAAACTTTTATAAAGAAAGGAGGCGTACATACCCGGCGCCTCATCGGGACCTTACCAGAGCGCAGGCCaccgtccttcgccagcttcagacagactcttttctgagtccgcacagattggcgattatcacaaatggggaatttaaccccatatgtcaaaattgtaacatgaacgaattggcaacacaagaccacattctttggggatgtaggggttttcgtcccccaaatacgctcttgccagccccctccaaacttacctgggagaccttacttaggactgccgccgatctcagggaacaactgaaaatcgtcacttgggccgagggagtcgcccccaacaggggccaccctgagaccccaccatgattttcaataaagatgttgtaaccacctggagtgctgccctgtcgcagccttgtcgtttgactagacctgtcaaaacaaccctcttcaaagtgcaccgagcaaataacatccgaatctttaggcgcccagccatctctgcgaacagcgggctgccatgcgtcacgcagcgctttctctttcgggaacctgtcgcacaaacatgcagaaaaaagcttgtttcagcctatattagccaattaaaagtagatttcatgtacaacagcgctcctcgacggagatagtgcacagcaatggtcgagcgactgaaggctttttcgcgctacatatacacgtgaaacgtacgttactcctgacttttgcttcgcacgatttgtgcgacgcaggcgttcaccatcccgttcagcagagctAGGATGTTCCCTTAAAAACGCAGAACTACCGCTCAGTagaccgtaactaagcactataaatgccgcaactgccgaactaccgtaagggcccaagcggcgcagctgcgctttctgcccggagcaatatggcggtcgccggcgtcagccgcggcgcggcatctccactccagaagtttttttataacctccttgagTGCGACATCGTCTGTGCTTGAGTTCACGCTGTGTGTGTGCCTTAACTTCTGCAGCGATGTTCTGCGAGGTGCACGCACCAGGAGCGGATATTGCACAAGCCGAAGCACGTGATGGCCgctatagacttcagactctgcccaggcggcgctgcggatgattgatgatgatgatttattggcatcccctttgaaacggggcggcgacaaatagtcacctagcctgcttgatttaatcaggtatactatacatgttctttatcttgcatttttgtatacctatcattatttttctttttcaaaaatttaccttgtaccgctgcctatgactggtggcggaaaaacccgccaccagcgcccccatcgcagccttgccgcaaactgagtagtgcaaagagaactgtccgcaagcgaagctgcgtaggccacaatagagccccgtctttcggttttGTAAAGGCACGAtgtcctaaaaatcaaggacctggaaagcttcttccacccatccacgcttcggaaagggagcagagcgaagtacgtgtacaatgtaaaagaagtttcaggtgttatttcggcgcgctgcaactcgcaagtacagcgggcatcgtacaacgtcgatttcgaggcaagcactccgatgtccgttctctagcgcctaaatgtgttaaatttgggtacgtacataatgtcaaagcgatgaagtacatatatgattaagtcagttaactatgtagcttacggtcagtggtataAAGCTCACTTTATCAGGGGCGAACGgcccctggcgaccttcgccttttcagttgcattctcgcttcagctctcgcttcctgggcgttcgagcgtgttatcgcgcatcttcgaatgttttcttcacggttgtcttccgtttttatttactgcaaatggagatttCATTTTTCCAAGGCAGCATACAGcctgcgaacataacgaaagtaagcttcttacagtgcctgcgcgaagcatattcctgtctcgcgggagctacagcaccgctcagtacctttgaatttttagcagacgcttaaaacaacacacgcgcacaaatgaatgtaaataaacgtgaaatttttttctacacacgtgcgttacttcgcaattactcatccagtgctcccacagcaacttcattgctcagaaaaaagaaaaaaagaacgcagtCAAGAGGGCTcaatgcattgcgaaacgtgcttgtatcggaaaagccgaaactagaaatgagctcgcgataccacaatgccctagaacacgTTTTTGAATTCATAAATGAACCAAAAtttttggttaaactgacctgccaaatctctccgttccacttgctgagtcaagcggaggcggacgtgtgtaaacaggtagaaatatcgatggcacatacgcaggatggttcacaactttgtttattctgtttcCAACGAAGTTGCGGCTGCAGATTCTttagttttcgcttggttgccatagtccctCGTCAGGgatacgcaacacaattacagcagaccaacattatcacactttctcatgtgagcggctgtgttgtggagaatgcgagtaattcgcttacccaacacgcgaacggcccgtatccagcgctctcgccttgctccttcatacgaccgggatggaaatcggtaaaactgaacgttgttattcagtccttcacgttcacggcaatttacaacgcaacagtaacgtcgattgcggcgtttcttcgtagcgcacGGAGCTgatcgcggttgccgtcgtgctcgccatcgtcaaCAAGAACTTTATGGCAGTTCGGCGGCGCGTCCGACTAGcagagaaattcatagctctcattctgagtgttaaatgcgcaaaacattcgcaatatgaaccaaaattaagttaaatcgttgtttcgcactcgctagctgcttaggcaacttagcgagggagtcggactttgcactactcaattattacctcttcgcaccggcaggtggcgctacgcgtcttgcaaaactccagagtctgacgtctatgcTACAGCGTACCcgattctagtacactgtagctatgctttggaaaaaaattatgtagagttgtagagtgtactagattgggggagtgggtccaacgagggctctgcgccaagacattttttcattgaaaatccaggtggcgccaccatcgctttctcccgaatgagcggccccactcgccggccggacgcttgtcacgtcggagaccctaccgcagctgcatggagctttgacagg contains the following coding sequences:
- the LOC119445252 gene encoding uncharacterized protein LOC119445252, producing MCLPSLIFLALGAVSALFSFVWLAILPVCGVAFGTQAFSSLSIAVTASLVAGKLIPRIIKQCIPFLELMVTMSALVFPLVYIPPWACQMNLTLLAFLDPFFVILEVFQMLSLVHWCNVRAQTGIDNEPVIWKAIVLSLAVASWVSSLFLLLNIFEGSDTRLVAAVLVLNVLAHVACVYVDSGIISDAALVLLMSLLIMRLGPYETKIHETLCTVAQSNHPEPWSGTLLGMISGLPSMTAEMIAVPFGVSTKVRRDPEQRS